From Halotia branconii CENA392, the proteins below share one genomic window:
- the mnmE gene encoding tRNA uridine-5-carboxymethylaminomethyl(34) synthesis GTPase MnmE, whose product MSQLLASTGTIAAIATAVVPQQGSVGIVRVSGSQAIAIAATLFHAPGRQVWETHRILYGYIRHPQTQQLIDEALLLIMKAPRSYTREDVVELHCHGGIIAVQQVLQLCLENGARLAQPGEFTLRAFLNGRVDLTQAESIADLVGARSPQAAQIALVGLQGKLAQPIRQLRANCLNILAEIEARIDFEEDLPPLDDKAIISEIKNIAAEISKLLATKDKGELLRTGLKVAIVGRPNVGKSSLLNAWSQSDRAIVTDLPGTTRDVVESQLIVGGIPVQVLDTAGIRETVDQVEKIGVERSRRAANAADLVLLTIDASAGWTKGDQEIYAQVKHRPLILVINKIDLVETRFIASWKYPDKINQIVTTIAAQNQGIDTLEIAILEIIKTEKIQAVDIDLAINQRQASALIQAKISLEQVKTTIAEKLPLDFWTIDLRGAIHALGEITGEEVTESVLDRIFSKFCIGK is encoded by the coding sequence ATGTCGCAACTCTTAGCTAGTACTGGAACCATTGCTGCGATCGCTACTGCTGTTGTCCCGCAACAGGGTAGTGTAGGCATTGTCCGAGTCTCTGGTTCCCAAGCGATCGCGATCGCCGCAACTCTTTTTCATGCACCAGGACGGCAAGTTTGGGAAACTCACCGGATTCTCTATGGTTATATCCGTCATCCTCAGACGCAACAGCTAATAGATGAAGCGCTGTTGTTGATTATGAAAGCCCCTCGTTCTTACACTCGTGAAGATGTAGTGGAATTGCATTGTCATGGTGGAATTATCGCAGTACAACAAGTACTGCAACTGTGTTTGGAAAATGGAGCCAGACTAGCCCAACCAGGAGAATTTACTCTGCGAGCGTTTTTGAATGGGCGGGTGGATTTAACTCAAGCTGAAAGTATTGCTGATTTAGTCGGAGCGCGATCGCCTCAAGCTGCACAAATTGCTTTAGTGGGTTTACAGGGTAAGTTAGCTCAGCCGATTCGCCAGTTACGCGCCAATTGTCTAAATATTTTGGCAGAGATTGAAGCCAGAATTGATTTTGAGGAAGACTTACCCCCTCTGGATGATAAAGCTATCATATCAGAAATCAAAAACATTGCCGCAGAAATCAGTAAATTATTAGCCACGAAAGACAAAGGTGAACTGCTACGCACAGGTTTGAAAGTGGCGATCGTTGGTCGTCCGAATGTTGGGAAATCGAGTTTGTTGAATGCTTGGAGCCAAAGCGATCGCGCTATTGTTACCGATTTACCTGGTACAACCCGCGATGTTGTGGAATCTCAGTTAATTGTCGGGGGGATTCCTGTGCAAGTGCTAGATACAGCAGGGATTAGAGAAACAGTAGACCAAGTAGAAAAAATTGGCGTAGAGCGATCGCGTCGTGCTGCCAATGCCGCTGATTTAGTCTTGCTTACCATCGATGCTTCAGCAGGTTGGACAAAAGGCGATCAAGAAATTTACGCCCAAGTAAAGCATCGTCCTTTAATTTTAGTCATCAATAAAATAGACCTTGTAGAGACGCGATTCATCGCGTCTTGGAAATATCCCGATAAAATAAATCAAATTGTCACCACAATAGCGGCACAAAACCAAGGTATTGATACCTTAGAAATAGCAATTTTAGAAATAATTAAAACTGAAAAAATTCAAGCTGTTGACATAGATTTAGCGATTAATCAAAGGCAAGCTTCAGCCTTAATTCAAGCCAAAATATCCTTAGAACAAGTAAAAACAACAATTGCGGAAAAATTGCCTCTTGATTTCTGGACAATTGATTTACGAGGGGCAATTCATGCATTAGGCGAGATTACTGGAGAGGAAGTTACAGAATCAGTCTTAGATAGAATTTTCAGTAAATTCTGTATTGGTAAATAA